CAGAAGATTTGGACTAAAAACCGGAAATATGGTTAGCGGACCAGTTCGCAGTCCTAAAGAGGGAGAAAAATATTATGCTCTGCTACGCGTGGAGGCAGTAAATTATCTGGAACCAAATTGTATGTTAAATTTGCGTTCTTTTGACGAATTAACTCCCTATTATCCTACGGAACGCTTAAATCTGGAATTTGATCAGCATAACTATAGCACACGCATAATAAATTTATTCACTCCGATCGGAAAAGGGCAACGCGGTTTAATTGTCGCAGCTCCCAGAACGGGAAAAACAACATTATTGCAAGATACTGCTAATGCCATATTAAGCAATCATCCTGAAGTATTTCTTATTGTTCTGCTTGTGGATGAACGCCCGGAAGAAGTTACGGAAATGAAAAAAATCCTCAAGCCAGGTAATAGAGAAGTGATCAGTTCCACTTTTGATGAATCACCCAAAAATCATTCTGCCGTGAGTGAAATGGTTTTGGAGAAGGCAAAACGGATGGTGGAATTAAGTCAGGATGTAGTAATTGTCTTAGATAGCATCACGCGTTTGGCGAGAGCTTATAATAATATTACTCCCTCCAGTGGAAAAGTTTTGAGCGGTGGAATTGATGCCAACGGTTTAATTAAACCCAAAAAATTCTTCGGTTCAGCTCGTAAAACGGAAGAAGCAGGAAGCTTAACAATTATAGCCACCGCTTTGATTGATACCGGCAGTAAAATGGATCAGGTTATTTTTGAAGAATTTAAGGGAACGGGAAATATGGAACTTGTTTTAGACCGCTCCATCAGTGATATGAGATTGTATCCTGCCATTGATTTAGTTAAAAGCGGAACCCGACGCGAAGAATTACTTTTGTCACAAAATGAACTGAACCGAATGTATGTCCTGCGTAAATATTTGAAGACCATCTCCCCCATTCAAGGAATTGAGACCTTACGCAAAAAAATGCAGGTAACTAAAACCAACGAAGAACTTCTTACTTCAATGAGCAATTGATGACCTTTTCCCCTTTTCCGACTGTTAAGCGGATTTTGCTTATCATTATCTTGATGGGTTGGTGGACTTATACACTTTCAGCAATCAGAAAAGAATTTCAGGAACTGGATAGTCAATACAATAACGGAAAACTGGATGAGCTTTCGGAAAGCATCAGCAATCTGAAACCCGCCAATAATGAAGAAAGCGCCTGCCTGAGTTTTTACAACGCTATGTTAAAAGTAAAAACGGAAGAATCAATCTCCGCACACCAATGGCTGATAGAAAAGTATCCAAATAGTCCATACGCTCAGAAGTCCCTTCTGGAATTGGCTAAAATGTATATTCTGGACCGCAAAA
Above is a genomic segment from Candidatus Cloacimonas sp. containing:
- the rho gene encoding transcription termination factor Rho, with protein sequence MLFEEDLFSLNQLQLSRLAKKIGLPSYTQYKGTELIFKMLEFQAAQEGLAFVTGCLEIMEDGFGFLRFPGNNYNAGRDDVYVSLTQIRRFGLKTGNMVSGPVRSPKEGEKYYALLRVEAVNYLEPNCMLNLRSFDELTPYYPTERLNLEFDQHNYSTRIINLFTPIGKGQRGLIVAAPRTGKTTLLQDTANAILSNHPEVFLIVLLVDERPEEVTEMKKILKPGNREVISSTFDESPKNHSAVSEMVLEKAKRMVELSQDVVIVLDSITRLARAYNNITPSSGKVLSGGIDANGLIKPKKFFGSARKTEEAGSLTIIATALIDTGSKMDQVIFEEFKGTGNMELVLDRSISDMRLYPAIDLVKSGTRREELLLSQNELNRMYVLRKYLKTISPIQGIETLRKKMQVTKTNEELLTSMSN